Proteins encoded in a region of the Gopherus evgoodei ecotype Sinaloan lineage unplaced genomic scaffold, rGopEvg1_v1.p scaffold_100_arrow_ctg1, whole genome shotgun sequence genome:
- the LOC115639652 gene encoding olfactory receptor 14A16-like, whose translation MSNQTIVTEFLLLGFSDMREEQILHFLVFLVIYLAALVGNLLIITVIALDQHLHTPMYFFLGNLSFLDLCYISVTVPKSMADSLTNNRLISFSGCVTQVFLVITFAAAELAFLTVMAYDRYIAICHPLHYKATMNRGACAQLAVSSWISSMICSVLQTANTFRLHFCKSNVIAQFFCDIPQLLKISCSDTHANVIVMIALGSLLDVVCFLLIIVSYIHIFSTVMRMPSEQGRYKAFSTCIPHLVVFCLFISTASFTYMRPRSMSSTSLDLMAAVLYCVVPPLMNPIIYSLRNKVIKGSLWKMIGRIFFLKRNELLTLKS comes from the coding sequence atgtccaaccaaaccatcgtgactgagttccttctcctgggattctctgacatgCGGGAAGAGCAGATTTTACACTTCCtggtgtttctagtgatttacctggcagccctggtggggaatcttctcatcatcacCGTCATAGCCCtcgatcagcaccttcacacccccatgtatttttTCTTAGGCAACTTATCCTTCCTAGACCTCTGCTACATCTCTGTCACGGTCCCCAAGTCCATGGCTGACTCCCTAACCAACAACAGACTCATCTCTTTCTCTGGATGTGTCACCCAAGTCTTTTTGGTTATAACTtttgcagcagcagagctggcctTTCTCACGGTGATGGCGTATGATCGCTACATTGCAATCTGCCACCCTCTGCATTACAAGGCGACTATGAACAGAGGTGCATGTGCTCAGTTGGCAGTGAGTTCATGGATCAGCAGCATGATCTGCTCTGTATTACAAACAGCTAATACCTTTAGGTTACATTTCTGCAAGTCCAATGTTATCGCTCAATTTTTCTGTGATATCCCACAGTTGCTAAAGATCTCTTGCTCTGATACACACGCTAATGTAATAGTCATGATTGCCCTTGGATCACTTCTAGATGTGGTCTGCTTTCTATTGATAATTGTGTCCTACATTCACATCTTCTCCACGGTAATGAGAATGCCCTCTGAGCAGGGCAGGtacaaagccttctccacctgcatccctcacctggttgttttttgtttatttatcagTACAGCATCATTTACATACATGAGGCCCAGATCGATGTCTTCAACATCTCTAGACCTGATGGCTGCTGTGTTGTATTGTGTGGTGCCACCACTAATGAATCCAATCATTTACAGTCTAAGAAACAAAGTGATAAAAGGGTCTCTATGGAAAATGATAGGCAGAATATTTTTTCTCAAGAGAAATGAACTCCTCACACTGAAGTCTTAG